One Silene latifolia isolate original U9 population chromosome 4, ASM4854445v1, whole genome shotgun sequence DNA segment encodes these proteins:
- the LOC141651708 gene encoding uncharacterized protein LOC141651708: MEAFVDCMNNCDMVDIQKLGAFYTWTNKQDHLHRKYSRLDGFSSILLWTTMFPEMVGHFYPEGVMDHTPCVVYNNRLTSLRNRSFKYFAMWSGAVEFLPKVQEIWGRNILGTKMFCIVKKLKELKPVLKELNKNCYALTLRFKLWRESIE; this comes from the coding sequence ATGGAAGCTTTTGTGGATTGCATGAATAATTGTGATATGGTAGATATTCAGAAACTCGGTGCTTTCTACACTTGGACGAATAAACAAGATCATCTGCATAGGAAATATAGTAGGTTGGACGGTTTCTCATCAATTCTTCTTTGGACTACCATGTTTCCTGAAATGGTTGGGCATTTTTACCCTGAAGGAGTGATGGATCATACCCCTTGTGTTGTTTATAATAACAGACTTACTTCTCTGAGGAATAGGAGCTTCAAATATTTTGCTATGTGGAGTGGGGCTGTTGAATTTTTGCCTAAAGTTCAGGAGATTTGGGGCAGGAATATCTTAGGCACCAAGATGTTTTGTATAGTTAAAAAGCTTAAGGAGTTGAAGCCTGTCCTTAAAGAATTGAATAAAAATTGTTATGCTTTGACATTGAGGTTCAAACTGTGGAGAGAAAGCATTGAATGA